A DNA window from Limanda limanda chromosome 6, fLimLim1.1, whole genome shotgun sequence contains the following coding sequences:
- the synrg gene encoding synergin gamma isoform X5: MALRPGSGGGGSFMYPVGGGLGPQQGMVPMQQQQQHQQQQLQQQHHHHQQQQQQQHHQQQQHHQQQHHQQQQHQQQQQHQQQQQQQGFPIGPVMQPNMQGMMGMNFGGQMTQGAMPMQGGMAIGMQTPGMQFIGQQQFMSMRPAGPQYTADMQKQMAEEHQKRLDHQQKMLEEDRKRRQFEEQKQKLRLLSSVKPKTGEKSRDDALEAIKGNLDGFSRDAKMHPTPSSQTKKPDSSPSHPSVSTHSLPPALSEDNDEFSDFQGPLDTPASFSLPSSSSSSTLGLSSQAHVQPASPAPKTGFSEDDEFSDFVQGPVNTIPFSSVHISSQDQIHPSFPSSQSLPASVSVPTASQHCAVNTSSQSTSQGPSLEEKLFSSCDLTADKMAQVSFKSRQSLADMGPRSKVSSQFQSSNKARNWAVASKDLSSVFVTAKAPEAPVSAPSVSPSAVDPFSQTSSESGVGGYPQQEHIQPMLPAWAYNDSLVPEMFKKILEFTMTPAGIDTAKLYPILMSSGLPREALGQIWATANRTTPGMLTKEELYTVLSLIGVAQSGLPAMNVEILSQFPSPPVPNLPSLTMAMAPVMPQHQQPMITQTPVSMAMPSPTPQIMAMTSAAPTQPPTNTNFIASFPPAQVSKTDDDDFQDFQEAPKAGAKDQAFTEFQGESGGSFPTTTAPQLQNSAPAMLTPVSGSSSTSVTSSDKYAVFKQLSVDPPAEPTPHAPDNGDKYSVFRQLEPSSDKKPVGEGFADFKSVSADDGFTDFKTADSVSPLDPSEQAKIFQPAFSSAFPNSQSLQQLPQQQQQPAVSLSQSKNPLNIADMDLFSSIAPSIPASTDTKPSTFPSVSAPPSLVLRPGGAKPPGGGSDDFGDFALFGSSSDAAQTSAAGVVAAATQDDFADFMAFGSSGGEPKGDSRAGVQGDTSTQQPLQQNSDKYDVFKQLSLEGGLAYDDTKESGGGSFSSLKSDTDDFADFQSSKFCTALGASEKTLVDKVTAFKQGTEDCASVKSLDLPSIGGSSVGKDDSEDALSVQLDMKLSDMGGDLKHVMSDSSLDLPGLSAHQPPATEGYDLKFDPFGTSGISTLTSYDWSEREDEVRRPQVLDGAPLPSLGPPQRKELTVGSAEIITSNSVDDKFEPFADFSSGDHGGVDDEDDFGDFASTVSEKSDSPAATADTGSEGNQSEAPDEFAAFQGDKPKFGRSDFLKASTQAKVQSSEEMIKNELATFDLCVQGSHKRSHSLGEKEIGRSPPSPAPEQHFRDRSNTLSEKPALPVIRDKYKDLTGEVEESERYAYEWQRCLESALEVITQANNTLNSISSSSVCTEVIQSAQGMEYLLGVVEVYRVTRRVELGIKATAVSSEKLQQLLKDISRVWNNLMGFMSLAKLAPHESSLDFSSCILRHGIKNAKELACGVCLLNVDSRSKNKEESTFGRLFKRAFNSETDNFRLLYGRHQYHASCANFWINCVEPKPPGLILPDLL; this comes from the exons ATGGCGCTGCGGCCAGGATCCGGAGGAGGCGGCAG TTTTATGTATCCTGTTGGAGGGGGCTTGGGGCCACAACAAG gcaTGGTACCcatgcagcagcaacagcagcaccaacagcagcagctgcagcagcaacatcatcatcatcagcagcagcagcagcagcagcatcatcaacagcagcagcatcatcagcagcagcatcatcagcagcagcagcatcagcagcagcagcaacatcagcagcagcagcaacaacagggCTTCCCTATCGGTCCAGTCATGCAGCCTAACATGCAGGGGATGATGGGAATGAACTTTGGGGGGCAGATGACCCAAGGAGCCATGCCTATGCAG GGCGGGATGGCGATTGGGATGCAGACCCCCGGTATGCAGTTTATAGGTCAGCAACAGTTTATGAGTATGAGACCTGCTGGACCCCAGTACACTGCTGACATGCAGAAACAAATGGCTGAGGAGCACCA AAAGCGTCTGGATCATCAGCAGAAGATGCTGGAGGAAGACAGGAAAAGAAGACAGTTTGAGGAGCAGAAGCAGAAGCTGAGGCTGCTCAGCAGTGTCAAACCCAAG ACAGGGGAGAAGAGTCGGGATGATGCATTGGAGGCAATCAAAGGAAACCTGGACGGCTTCAGCAGGGATGCGAAAATGCACCCCACTCCATCATCACAGACAAAGAAGCCAG ACTCATCGCCATCACACCCGTCTGtctccactcactcactccctccaGCTTTGTCTGAGGACAATGATGAGTTTAGTGACTTTCAGGGGCCTTTAGATACCCcagcctccttctctctgccctcctcttcctcttcatccaccCTTGGCCTTTCCTCTCAGGCCCACGTCCAGCCTGCGTCCCCTGCCCCCAAGACAGGTTTCTCTGAGGACGATGAGTTTAGTGACTTTGTTCAGGGTCCCGTAAACACTATCCCCTTCTCCAGCGTCCACATCTCCTCTCAAGACCAAATCCAcccttccttcccctcctcaCAATCCCTCCCTGCCTCTGTGTCCGTTCCCACTGCCTCCCAACACTGTGCTGTCAACACCAGTTCCCAATCTACATCTCAAG GCCCGTCCCTGGAAGAGAAGCTATTCTCCTCATGTGATCTTACTGCTGATAAGATGGCCCAGGTTAGCTTTAAATCCAGGCAGAGTTTGGCTGATATGGGTCCTAGATCTAAAGTTTCCAGCCAGTTTCAATCCAGCAATAAAGCAAGGAACTGGGCTGTGGCCTCCAAGGACTTGAGTTCTGTCTTCGTCACTGCAAAGGCACCTGAGGCCCCAGTCTCAGCACCCAGCGTGTCCCCATCAGCTGTCGATCCGTTCTCCCAAACCAGTAGTGAAAGTG GTGTTGGCGGGTACCCACAACAAGAGCACATTCAGCCCATGCTGCCAGCCTGGGCGTACAATGACAGCCTCGTTCCAG AAATGTTCAAAAAGATCCTTGAGTTCACCATGACCCCGGCAGGGATAGACACAGCCAAGCTCTACCCAATACTAATGTCATCAGGTCTTCCCAGGGAAGCACTGGGGCAAATCTGGGCCACAGCCAACCGCACAACACCTGGCATGCTGACCAAGGAGGAGCTCTACACTGTACTTTCACTAATTGGTGTGGCGCag AGTGGCCTCCCCGCAATGAATGTGGAAATCCTCAGTCAGTTCCCCTCTCCACCAGTGCCCAATCTGCCATCCCTGACTATGGCCATGGCCCCTGTTATgccccagcaccagcagcccATGATAACACAGACCCCGGTCTCTATGGCCATGCCGTCACCAACACCACAGATCATGGCCATGACATCAGCAGCACCAACTCAACCGCCCACGAACACTAACTTCATCGCCAGCTTTCCTCCTGCACAG GTGAGCAAAACAGATGACGATGACTTCCAGGACTTCCAGGAGGCTCCAAAGGCAGGAGCAAAAGACCAGGCCTTCACTGAGTTCCAGGGGGAGTCAGGAGGAAGTTTCCCCACCACCACAGCACCTCAGCTACAAAACAG TGCACCTGCCATGCTGACTCCAGTGTCTggttcctcctccacttctgtGACATCCTCTGATAAGTATGCTGTCTTCAAGCAGCTGTCTGTAGATCCGCCTGCAGAGCCTACACCCCATGCCCCAG ATAATGGAGACAAATACAGCGTTTTCAGGCAGCTTGAGCCATCTTCTGACAAGAAACCAGTTG GGGAAGGATTTGCAGATTTCAAGTCTGTCAGCGCTGATGATGGCTTCACAGACTTTAAAACCGCCGACAGCGTATCTCCATTAGACCCATCAGAACAGGCCAAAATCTTCCAGCCAGctttctcctctgctttccCAAACTCTCAGTCTCTACAACAGctaccacagcagcagcagcagccagcagtGTCTCTTTCTCAGTCTAAAAACCCCCTCAACATAGCTGACATGGACCTTTTCTCTTCTATAGCTCCGTCTATTCCTGCTTCTACTGACACAAAACCTAGCACCTTCCCCTCTGTGTCAGCGCCCCCCTCTTTAGTGCTCCGACCAGGTGGAGCTAAACCTCCAGGGGGAGGCTCAGATGATTTTGGTGACTTTGCCCTCTTTGGCTCCTCCTCTGACGCCGCTCAAACTTCAGCAGCGGGCGTAGTTGCAGCAGCGACTCAGGACGACTTTGCAGACTTTATGGCATTCGGCAGTTCTGGTGGGGAGCCTAAAGGCGACAGCAGAGCTGGAGTCCAAGGGGACACCTCCACGCAGCAGCCGCTACAGCAGAACTCCGACAAGTATGACGTATTCAAACAGCTGTCTCTGGAGGGAGGACTCGCCTACGATGACACCAAGGAGAGTGGCGGTGGCTCCTTCTCATCCCTCAAAAGCGACACAGACGACTTCGCTGATTTTCAGTCCTCGAAGTTCTGCACAGCCCTTGGGGCTTCAGAGAAGACTCTGGTGGACAAGGTGACTGCTTTCAAACAGGGCACAGAGGACTGTGCGTCTGTTAAGTCACTTGACCTCCCGTCCATTGGGGGGAGCAGTGTGGGAAAAGATGACTCCGAGGACGCTCTCTCAGTGCAGCTCGACATGAAGCTGTCGGACATGGGCGGGGATCTGAAGCACGTGATGTCGGACAGCTCTCTGGATTTGCCGGGTCTCTCTGCCCACCAGCCCCCGGCTACAG AAGGATACGACCTGAAATTTGACCCGTTTGGCACGTCGGGCATCAGCACCCTGACCAGCTATGACTGGTCAGAAAGGGAGGATGAGGTCAGAAGGCCACAAGTCTTGGATGGAGCTCCTCTTCCATCCTTAGGCCCACCACAGAGGAAGGAGCTCACCGTTGGCAGCGCCGAGATCATCACAAGCAACTCTGTAGATGACAAGTTTGAGCCCTTCGCTGACTTCAGCTCTGGTGACCATGGTGGTGTTGACGATGAGGACGACTTTGGAGACTTTGCAAGTACCGTTTCCGAAAAATCCGACTCGCCCGCTGCCACAGCTGATACCGGCTCAGAGGGGAACCAGAGTGAAGCCCCAGATGAGTTTGCCGCCTTCCAGGGCGACAAGCCCAAGTTTGGCAGGTCTGACTTCCTCAAAGCAAGTACTCAGGCCAAGGTCCAGTCCAGTGAGGAGATGATCAAGAATGAGCTGGCAACCTTTGACCTGTGCGTTCAAG GCTCCCACAAACGCAGTCACAGTTTGGGTGAGAAGGAGATCGGCCGCTCGCCGCCGTCTCCAGCTCCGGAGCAGCACTTCAGAGACCGATCTAACACCCTGAGCGAGAAGCCCGCCCTGCCCGTCATCAGGGACAAGTACAAGGACCTGACTGGGGaagtggag GAGAGCGAGCGCTACGCATACGAGTGGCAGAGGTGTCTGGAAAGTGCTCTggag GTCATTACCCAAGCTAACAACACCCTGAACAGCATCAGCAGCTCCTCCGTCTGCACAGAGGTCATCCAGTCTGCGCAGGGAATGGAGTATCTGCtgg gtgTGGTGGAAGTCTACCGCGTCACCAGGCGTGTGGAGCTGGGCATCAAGGCGACGGCGGTGAGCTCTGAGAAACTGCAACAGCTGCTGAAGGACATCAGCCGTGTATGGAACAACCTCATGGGCTTCATGTCGCTGGCCAAGCTCGCT CCTCATGAAAGCTCCCTAGATTTCTCCTCCTGTATTCTGAGGCACGGCATCAAGAATGCCAAGGAGCTGGCGTGTGGAGTGTGTCTGCTCAATGTCGATTCACGCAGCAAg AACAAAGAAGAAAGCACTTTTGGACGTCTGTTTAAACGA GCGTTCAACTCCGAGACGGACAACTTCAGGCTGCTCTACGGGCGCCACCAGTACCACGCCAGCTGCGCCAATTTCTGGATTAACTGTGTGGAGCCCAAACCCCCGGGCCTCATCCTGCCTGACCTGCTCTGA
- the synrg gene encoding synergin gamma isoform X4, with protein MALRPGSGGGGSFMYPVGGGLGPQQGMVPMQQQQQHQQQQLQQQHHHHQQQQQQQHHQQQQHHQQQHHQQQQHQQQQQHQQQQQQQGFPIGPVMQPNMQGMMGMNFGGQMTQGAMPMQGGMAIGMQTPGMQFIGQQQFMSMRPAGPQYTADMQKQMAEEHQKRLDHQQKMLEEDRKRRQFEEQKQKLRLLSSVKPKTGEKSRDDALEAIKGNLDGFSRDAKMHPTPSSQTKKPDSSPSHPSVSTHSLPPALSEDNDEFSDFQGPLDTPASFSLPSSSSSSTLGLSSQAHVQPASPAPKTGFSEDDEFSDFVQGPVNTIPFSSVHISSQDQIHPSFPSSQSLPASVSVPTASQHCAVNTSSQSTSQGPSLEEKLFSSCDLTADKMAQVSFKSRQSLADMGPRSKVSSQFQSSNKARNWAVASKDLSSVFVTAKAPEAPVSAPSVSPSAVDPFSQTSSESAGVGGYPQQEHIQPMLPAWAYNDSLVPEMFKKILEFTMTPAGIDTAKLYPILMSSGLPREALGQIWATANRTTPGMLTKEELYTVLSLIGVAQSGLPAMNVEILSQFPSPPVPNLPSLTMAMAPVMPQHQQPMITQTPVSMAMPSPTPQIMAMTSAAPTQPPTNTNFIASFPPAQVSKTDDDDFQDFQEAPKAGAKDQAFTEFQGESGGSFPTTTAPQLQNSAPAMLTPVSGSSSTSVTSSDKYAVFKQLSVDPPAEPTPHAPDNGDKYSVFRQLEPSSDKKPVGEGFADFKSVSADDGFTDFKTADSVSPLDPSEQAKIFQPAFSSAFPNSQSLQQLPQQQQQPAVSLSQSKNPLNIADMDLFSSIAPSIPASTDTKPSTFPSVSAPPSLVLRPGGAKPPGGGSDDFGDFALFGSSSDAAQTSAAGVVAAATQDDFADFMAFGSSGGEPKGDSRAGVQGDTSTQQPLQQNSDKYDVFKQLSLEGGLAYDDTKESGGGSFSSLKSDTDDFADFQSSKFCTALGASEKTLVDKVTAFKQGTEDCASVKSLDLPSIGGSSVGKDDSEDALSVQLDMKLSDMGGDLKHVMSDSSLDLPGLSAHQPPATEGYDLKFDPFGTSGISTLTSYDWSEREDEVRRPQVLDGAPLPSLGPPQRKELTVGSAEIITSNSVDDKFEPFADFSSGDHGGVDDEDDFGDFASTVSEKSDSPAATADTGSEGNQSEAPDEFAAFQGDKPKFGRSDFLKASTQAKVQSSEEMIKNELATFDLCVQGSHKRSHSLGEKEIGRSPPSPAPEQHFRDRSNTLSEKPALPVIRDKYKDLTGEVEESERYAYEWQRCLESALEVITQANNTLNSISSSSVCTEVIQSAQGMEYLLGVVEVYRVTRRVELGIKATAVSSEKLQQLLKDISRVWNNLMGFMSLAKLAPHESSLDFSSCILRHGIKNAKELACGVCLLNVDSRSKNKEESTFGRLFKRAFNSETDNFRLLYGRHQYHASCANFWINCVEPKPPGLILPDLL; from the exons ATGGCGCTGCGGCCAGGATCCGGAGGAGGCGGCAG TTTTATGTATCCTGTTGGAGGGGGCTTGGGGCCACAACAAG gcaTGGTACCcatgcagcagcaacagcagcaccaacagcagcagctgcagcagcaacatcatcatcatcagcagcagcagcagcagcagcatcatcaacagcagcagcatcatcagcagcagcatcatcagcagcagcagcatcagcagcagcagcaacatcagcagcagcagcaacaacagggCTTCCCTATCGGTCCAGTCATGCAGCCTAACATGCAGGGGATGATGGGAATGAACTTTGGGGGGCAGATGACCCAAGGAGCCATGCCTATGCAG GGCGGGATGGCGATTGGGATGCAGACCCCCGGTATGCAGTTTATAGGTCAGCAACAGTTTATGAGTATGAGACCTGCTGGACCCCAGTACACTGCTGACATGCAGAAACAAATGGCTGAGGAGCACCA AAAGCGTCTGGATCATCAGCAGAAGATGCTGGAGGAAGACAGGAAAAGAAGACAGTTTGAGGAGCAGAAGCAGAAGCTGAGGCTGCTCAGCAGTGTCAAACCCAAG ACAGGGGAGAAGAGTCGGGATGATGCATTGGAGGCAATCAAAGGAAACCTGGACGGCTTCAGCAGGGATGCGAAAATGCACCCCACTCCATCATCACAGACAAAGAAGCCAG ACTCATCGCCATCACACCCGTCTGtctccactcactcactccctccaGCTTTGTCTGAGGACAATGATGAGTTTAGTGACTTTCAGGGGCCTTTAGATACCCcagcctccttctctctgccctcctcttcctcttcatccaccCTTGGCCTTTCCTCTCAGGCCCACGTCCAGCCTGCGTCCCCTGCCCCCAAGACAGGTTTCTCTGAGGACGATGAGTTTAGTGACTTTGTTCAGGGTCCCGTAAACACTATCCCCTTCTCCAGCGTCCACATCTCCTCTCAAGACCAAATCCAcccttccttcccctcctcaCAATCCCTCCCTGCCTCTGTGTCCGTTCCCACTGCCTCCCAACACTGTGCTGTCAACACCAGTTCCCAATCTACATCTCAAG GCCCGTCCCTGGAAGAGAAGCTATTCTCCTCATGTGATCTTACTGCTGATAAGATGGCCCAGGTTAGCTTTAAATCCAGGCAGAGTTTGGCTGATATGGGTCCTAGATCTAAAGTTTCCAGCCAGTTTCAATCCAGCAATAAAGCAAGGAACTGGGCTGTGGCCTCCAAGGACTTGAGTTCTGTCTTCGTCACTGCAAAGGCACCTGAGGCCCCAGTCTCAGCACCCAGCGTGTCCCCATCAGCTGTCGATCCGTTCTCCCAAACCAGTAGTGAAAGTG CAGGTGTTGGCGGGTACCCACAACAAGAGCACATTCAGCCCATGCTGCCAGCCTGGGCGTACAATGACAGCCTCGTTCCAG AAATGTTCAAAAAGATCCTTGAGTTCACCATGACCCCGGCAGGGATAGACACAGCCAAGCTCTACCCAATACTAATGTCATCAGGTCTTCCCAGGGAAGCACTGGGGCAAATCTGGGCCACAGCCAACCGCACAACACCTGGCATGCTGACCAAGGAGGAGCTCTACACTGTACTTTCACTAATTGGTGTGGCGCag AGTGGCCTCCCCGCAATGAATGTGGAAATCCTCAGTCAGTTCCCCTCTCCACCAGTGCCCAATCTGCCATCCCTGACTATGGCCATGGCCCCTGTTATgccccagcaccagcagcccATGATAACACAGACCCCGGTCTCTATGGCCATGCCGTCACCAACACCACAGATCATGGCCATGACATCAGCAGCACCAACTCAACCGCCCACGAACACTAACTTCATCGCCAGCTTTCCTCCTGCACAG GTGAGCAAAACAGATGACGATGACTTCCAGGACTTCCAGGAGGCTCCAAAGGCAGGAGCAAAAGACCAGGCCTTCACTGAGTTCCAGGGGGAGTCAGGAGGAAGTTTCCCCACCACCACAGCACCTCAGCTACAAAACAG TGCACCTGCCATGCTGACTCCAGTGTCTggttcctcctccacttctgtGACATCCTCTGATAAGTATGCTGTCTTCAAGCAGCTGTCTGTAGATCCGCCTGCAGAGCCTACACCCCATGCCCCAG ATAATGGAGACAAATACAGCGTTTTCAGGCAGCTTGAGCCATCTTCTGACAAGAAACCAGTTG GGGAAGGATTTGCAGATTTCAAGTCTGTCAGCGCTGATGATGGCTTCACAGACTTTAAAACCGCCGACAGCGTATCTCCATTAGACCCATCAGAACAGGCCAAAATCTTCCAGCCAGctttctcctctgctttccCAAACTCTCAGTCTCTACAACAGctaccacagcagcagcagcagccagcagtGTCTCTTTCTCAGTCTAAAAACCCCCTCAACATAGCTGACATGGACCTTTTCTCTTCTATAGCTCCGTCTATTCCTGCTTCTACTGACACAAAACCTAGCACCTTCCCCTCTGTGTCAGCGCCCCCCTCTTTAGTGCTCCGACCAGGTGGAGCTAAACCTCCAGGGGGAGGCTCAGATGATTTTGGTGACTTTGCCCTCTTTGGCTCCTCCTCTGACGCCGCTCAAACTTCAGCAGCGGGCGTAGTTGCAGCAGCGACTCAGGACGACTTTGCAGACTTTATGGCATTCGGCAGTTCTGGTGGGGAGCCTAAAGGCGACAGCAGAGCTGGAGTCCAAGGGGACACCTCCACGCAGCAGCCGCTACAGCAGAACTCCGACAAGTATGACGTATTCAAACAGCTGTCTCTGGAGGGAGGACTCGCCTACGATGACACCAAGGAGAGTGGCGGTGGCTCCTTCTCATCCCTCAAAAGCGACACAGACGACTTCGCTGATTTTCAGTCCTCGAAGTTCTGCACAGCCCTTGGGGCTTCAGAGAAGACTCTGGTGGACAAGGTGACTGCTTTCAAACAGGGCACAGAGGACTGTGCGTCTGTTAAGTCACTTGACCTCCCGTCCATTGGGGGGAGCAGTGTGGGAAAAGATGACTCCGAGGACGCTCTCTCAGTGCAGCTCGACATGAAGCTGTCGGACATGGGCGGGGATCTGAAGCACGTGATGTCGGACAGCTCTCTGGATTTGCCGGGTCTCTCTGCCCACCAGCCCCCGGCTACAG AAGGATACGACCTGAAATTTGACCCGTTTGGCACGTCGGGCATCAGCACCCTGACCAGCTATGACTGGTCAGAAAGGGAGGATGAGGTCAGAAGGCCACAAGTCTTGGATGGAGCTCCTCTTCCATCCTTAGGCCCACCACAGAGGAAGGAGCTCACCGTTGGCAGCGCCGAGATCATCACAAGCAACTCTGTAGATGACAAGTTTGAGCCCTTCGCTGACTTCAGCTCTGGTGACCATGGTGGTGTTGACGATGAGGACGACTTTGGAGACTTTGCAAGTACCGTTTCCGAAAAATCCGACTCGCCCGCTGCCACAGCTGATACCGGCTCAGAGGGGAACCAGAGTGAAGCCCCAGATGAGTTTGCCGCCTTCCAGGGCGACAAGCCCAAGTTTGGCAGGTCTGACTTCCTCAAAGCAAGTACTCAGGCCAAGGTCCAGTCCAGTGAGGAGATGATCAAGAATGAGCTGGCAACCTTTGACCTGTGCGTTCAAG GCTCCCACAAACGCAGTCACAGTTTGGGTGAGAAGGAGATCGGCCGCTCGCCGCCGTCTCCAGCTCCGGAGCAGCACTTCAGAGACCGATCTAACACCCTGAGCGAGAAGCCCGCCCTGCCCGTCATCAGGGACAAGTACAAGGACCTGACTGGGGaagtggag GAGAGCGAGCGCTACGCATACGAGTGGCAGAGGTGTCTGGAAAGTGCTCTggag GTCATTACCCAAGCTAACAACACCCTGAACAGCATCAGCAGCTCCTCCGTCTGCACAGAGGTCATCCAGTCTGCGCAGGGAATGGAGTATCTGCtgg gtgTGGTGGAAGTCTACCGCGTCACCAGGCGTGTGGAGCTGGGCATCAAGGCGACGGCGGTGAGCTCTGAGAAACTGCAACAGCTGCTGAAGGACATCAGCCGTGTATGGAACAACCTCATGGGCTTCATGTCGCTGGCCAAGCTCGCT CCTCATGAAAGCTCCCTAGATTTCTCCTCCTGTATTCTGAGGCACGGCATCAAGAATGCCAAGGAGCTGGCGTGTGGAGTGTGTCTGCTCAATGTCGATTCACGCAGCAAg AACAAAGAAGAAAGCACTTTTGGACGTCTGTTTAAACGA GCGTTCAACTCCGAGACGGACAACTTCAGGCTGCTCTACGGGCGCCACCAGTACCACGCCAGCTGCGCCAATTTCTGGATTAACTGTGTGGAGCCCAAACCCCCGGGCCTCATCCTGCCTGACCTGCTCTGA